CCGCCCGGCACGTAGGTCTGCACCAGCGCTTCCGACAGGCCCAGAATCACCGAGGCCCACAACACGCCGGTCAGGTTGCCCAGCCCCGCCATCACGATGATAGCAAAGGCCTTCAACGCGAAGACCAGCCCCACGGTGGGCGAAGCGAACAGCAGCACGCTGACCAGCACGCCCGCCACCGCCGCCAGCCCGCACGACACGCCGAAGGCGATCAGGTACACCCGGTCCACCGGAATGCCGATCAGTTGCGCGCCCCGGCGGTTCTGCGCCACGGCCCGCATCTGGCGGCCCAGCACCGTGCGGTACAGCGTGAAGTACAGCGCCCCCAGCAGCGCGGCGGCCAGTCCGAAGGCAATCGCCTTGGGGCCGCCGATGCTCAGCTCGCCGATGCTCAGGCTGCTGGCCTGGTACGGCGTGGTGACGGTGCGGGTGTTGCCGCCCAGCAGCATCAGCGCGAGGTTCTGCAACAGGATGCCCAGCCCGAAGGTCAGCAGCATCTGGTTAAGTTCCGGGGCCAGCAGCACATGCCGGATACTGACGCGGTAGGTCAGGGCGCCCACGCCGAACACCGCCACCGCCACGATGGGCAACGACAGCAGCGGGTCAACGCCCAGAAAGGCGCTGGCTGCCCAGGCCATGAAGGCCCCGATCATCAGGAACTCGCCGTGCGCGAAGTTGACGATGCCCACCACGCCCACCGCCAGCGCCAGCCCGGAGGCCACCAGCGCGTAGATCCCGCTTTGCAGCAGGCCATTGAGAAGGGTTTGTAGAAACAGGTCCATTGGGGCTCCGTAGGGTTGGCAGTTCGATTGGCCCGGCTTTCTAGGCCCAGTAGGTTTTTTTGTGACCGAGATGTTCAGGTGCGATCCAGATGCTCCAGCAGCGCCGCCCTGAACGTGTCCGGCGCCTCAATGAAGGGTGAGTGGCCCACGCCGGGCAGCACCAGCTCACGCCACTGACCGCCGCTGGCCTCGCCGCGTTCCAGCACGGTTCGCATCTGCGTGACCATCGGCTGGGGCGGGCAGGCCTCCGCGCCGGGCCAGCCGGGCACCGCGCCCAGGGCACCCAGCTGGGCCAGATCAAACAGGCTGGTGTCCCCCACGATGGCGTCGGCGTCCCCGCGCACCCACAGCACGGGCGGGGGCGGCGTCAGCTGCGCGAAGGCCGACAGATTCATGTACCTGGAACTGAAGGCGTTCGCCACGCCAGCCGTCCCCGGCGCGACATTCGGCCAGTTCTCGCTGGGCGTCATGTCGCCGGGGTAGTAGCTGTCGCCGGTACGGGTCTTCAGCATGGACGTCACCCACGCCTCTTCCGTCTCAGGGTCCGGCTGAAACTGCGCGGCGTTGAAGTAGAACTTCCGCATCACGTCACGGGGGCTGCCTGCCGCGTCCGAGCGGTCCCCGGCGGCAATCAACGGAACAAAGGCCGCGTTCACGGTGCCGCCGCCGGACCCTGCAAAATCCGGTGTGTTGGGCGTGCCGCCGGCGCCGTGCGTGCCGCCGAAGCCGTACGGACTGACCGGAGCCACCAGCGTCAGCGACCTCACCCGCTGCGGCGCGCTCAGCGCCACCTGCATGACCACCCCGCCGCCCATGCTCCAGCCCAGCAGGTGCGCGCCTTGCCACTCCAGCGCGTCCAGCAGCGCCAGCAGATCGTCTGCCCAGTCGTTCAGACCGCGCGTGGCGTCGATGGGCTTCGCCTCGCTGTCGCCGTAGCCGCGCAGATCAGGGGCAACGACGTGGATGTCCTCCGGTAAAGAGCCCATCAGGTCACGGAAGAACTCACTGTCGGACACGTTGCCGTGAACCAGCAGCAGCCGACGCCGTGCCACCCCCACGGCAGGGCGCTCCAGCACAGCGGTCTGGAGGCGCGAGGTCTGGACTGTTCGTGAAGTCGGTGCTCTGCCCGTCGGTGTCATGCCAGTCTCCTGTGGTGTGGCCGGCCCGGACGTTCCGCGCGGCTGGAAATTGAGACAGCCCAAGACCCCCAGTCGGCCCTGCCGCCGCATCCGCCCTGGAGGGGCAGATGGGCGAAGTGGCGCAGCCGGGGGCTCAGTCCACTATTTGTGCCACACCAGCGGCTTCTGCGCGAACTTGATCGGGTACACCGGAACGCGGGTGTCGCTCAGGAACTGGAAGTGCAGCCAGTTGCCGGCCTTGAACCCCTGGTACTGGGTCTTGAGGCTCTTGCTGAAGGTCAGCGGGCCGAACGGCGTGGGCATGTTGGTCTTGGCCAGTTCGGCGGCCACCTTGTCCTTGTCGGCACTGCCTGCCCGGTTAATGGCGGCGGCCAGCGACTTGAGATTCACGTAGGCGAGCGGTGCAAAGTACTCCTCGGTGACGTTGCCGAACTTGCCTTTGTAGGCGTTCACGAAGAGGCGGCTTTCCTTGGTAGGGCTGGTGGGCAGCCACAGGCTCAGACCCGCGATGTCGTTGGCTAGGGGGTTTTTCTCGAAGCCCACCGGCCAGCTGGGCGGCGTGCCGTAGATCAGGCCCAGCTTGAGGTTCTGCTGCTTGATCTCGGTGGCCAGCGGCAGGGCGTCGGTGTCGTAGCCCACCCAGTACAGGATGTCAGGCTTGGCAGCCTTGGCCTTGGAGACCAGCGGGCCGAAGTTGCCGCTGCCGGTCTTGAACTTCTCGGTCAGGACGACGTTGAAGCCGGCCTTCTTGAAGGCGTCCACGGTGGCGTCGATGCCCGCGCTGCCGAAGGGACCGTCCTCATAGGCGATGGCGATGTTCTTGGCGCCCTGCTTGACCTTGAGGGTCTTGAAGAAGCCCAGGATGGCCTCAAAGTTGTAGTAGGACCACGGGTGGTAGTGGAAGAAGTACTTGTGGTCCGCGAACGCGTCCTCGACAGGAACTGCGGCGGCGCCGATCCAGGCCATGAAGGTGTTGTACTGCTTGGCTGGGCCGGACAGGGCCACGCTGACTGCGCTGCTCACGCCGCCGGCCATGAAGTCCACCTTGTCCACCGTGACCAGCTTGACGAACTCCGGCACCGCCTTGGCCGCGGCGCTGGCGTCGTCGCCGTAGACCACTTCCAGGGGCTTGCCCAGCACGCCCCCGGCCTTGTTGATCTCGTCGAGCGCCAGATCGTAACCGTTCTTGGCGGCCTGGCCCGACACACTGCCTGCCCCCGAGAGGGGAAGCAAGACGCCCACCTTCACCGCACCCGCACCGGAAACCGCGAGCAGCACGCCCGTCAGAAGTAGAGTTTTCATAACGTGGGCAGTCTAAGGGCGCGGCGTCACGCGGGCGTTACAGCCGGGCGGGACCGGCCGCGCAGTCCCTGCAGGTGCAGGACCGGAAGACATTCTCCAGGCCATCTGGCACAATTGCCCGCATGGAACAGTTCGCGCAGTTCGCGGTAGACGGGCAGCGCCTGTACGGCATGCTGCACACCCCCGATACGCCGGCCCCCGTCAGAGGATGGCCCTCGGTGCTGATGGTCCACGGCTTTACCGGCAACCGGACCGACCACCACCGCCTGCTGACGCTGCAGTCGCGGGCGCTCGCGCAGCGGGGCATGGCCAGCCTGCGCTTCGATTGCCGGGGCAGCGGCGACTCGCAGGGTGACTTCAGCGAGATGACCGTGTCGCGTGAGGTGCAGGACGTGCAGGCCGCCGCCGCCTACCTCCGGCAGCAGCCCGACATCGACCCCCAGCGGGTGATGCTGCTGGGCTACAGCATGGGCGGCATGGTGGCGGCCCTGGCCGCGCGGTCGGTGGACGCCCACCGGCTGCTGCTGTGGGCCCCGGCCCTGCCCGAGCTGTGGCTGCCCCTGCTGCGCGGCGGGGTCCTGCCCCCCGGCGTCACCGATCTGGACGGCTGGCCGCTGGGCCGCGCCTTCTTGCAGGAGCTGCCCCGGCTGCGCCCGCTACAGGCCGCAGCCGAGTGGGGCGGCGTGGCCCACGTGATCCACGGCGACGCCGATGCCACCTGTCCGCCTGAATGGGGCATGCGCTATGCCCAGGCGCTGGGCTGCGACGCGGCGGCCATCCCTGGAGGCACCCACAATTTCGGCAGTCTGGAGACCACCCAGATGCTCTACGCGGAGTCCCTGCGTTTTCTGGGCGGCGGCTGAGCAGGCAGACGCTGGCGCCGCCCAGCAACAAAACGCGCCTGCGACGCACCGCAGGTAAAGTCCCGTTATCCGAACCTGCATCCGGCTGGGTCAGCAGCCAGGTACGCTGGGCCGCATGACTTCCAATGACCGCTCAGATGACCGCAAGGATTCCAGCAGCGCCGATCAACGCGGGGAGATCGTGCAAAGCACCGTGCCGGAGGCGCACCCCGACGTTATCGACGTGCCGGAGGGCGACCCACACAACGAGACGCCCACCGACAGGAGCGCCCGACTTCAGCAGGAATTGACGGGCGGCATCATCCCCGACAACGAGGACGGTTAGGTCCGGCGACAGACGCGAAAGCAGCACGCAGGGGCTGTCGGGAATTGTCCCCCAACAGCCCCTACGTGCTGCTGCCCACCAGTTTGGGCAGGCTGGATTACTTCAGCGCTTTGATAACTGCGGCGGTCAGGTCAGCGGTGGAGTTGGCGTAAACGATCAGCCGGGTCTGGGCGGCCACCTGCCGGTCCATGACCACGCTGTAACCGTTGGCCCGGGCCACCTTGGCCACCGCCGCATTGAGCTTGACCGACACCGGCTGGAAGGCAGTGGTCAGGCGGCCCTGATAGCCGGTCTGGGCACTGTTGTAGGCCTGCTGCGCGTCCAGCAGCGCCTTCCGGTCGGCGGCGCTGGCCGTGGCGGCGGCCCGGGCGGCGAGGGCATCGATTTTCTGGCGTTTGCCCTCGAGATCGGCGTCCACACGGGCCGAGAGATCCAGGTAAGCCTTGCTGGCGGGCAACGCCTTCACGGCGGCCTGCACGTCGACCAGGCCCACCCGGTTTCTGGCCGACTGGGCGTGGGGCACCGTGGCAAGCAGCGCCAGCGGCAGAAGAAGCATGATTCTATTCAAGTGGACAACCTCCAGACTTGGGTGTCAGCAATGCGGCCATCAGGACCATCAAAAGGCCCCGCCGTCAGAAAAGCGGGGCACGTCATTCAGGCGGGAGCAATTCAGACGGGGGTCAGGGTTTGATGGCCTTGAGGGCCGCGTCGGTGATCTCGGTGGCCGGATCGGCGTAGATCACCAGGCCGTTGGCCGCCACCGACTTGTCCATCACCACGGAGTAGCCGTTGGACTTGGCGACGGCGCTGACCGCCGTGTCCACCGACTTCTCGACGGCCGTGATCTTGGGCTCGATCTGCTTGTCGTAGTCGGCCGCCTTGCTCTGAATGGTCTTGACCAGCGTCTCACGCTGCTGCTTCTCGGCGGCGGTGGCGGCAGTGCCCTTGGCGTCGATGGCCTTGACCTGCTTGTCGAGGGCGCTGAGTTCGGTGTCGGCCTTGGCCTGAATGGCCTTGATGTCCTTGTCGTTGGGGTGGGCCGCCAGCAGTTTGGCCACATCCACGAACCCGATTTTCTGGGCGGGGGTCTGGGCATGCGGGGCGACGGTCCCCAGGCCGAAGGCGGCGACGACGGCAAGGGGAGCCAGGGTTTTGGCGGTGATCTTCATAAAATGAAGCTAGCATGCTGTTTTCTGAGCGGAATGAAGCCCTTCACAGCCGCTTCACATGCGAGGTCAGGCGAGCGTCAGACCTGGGACCGAGCTGCACTGGGACATCCGGCCAAGCGTGATTCAGTAGACTTTTGACATGTTAGTACGCGACTGGATGACCCGTGATCCCGTGACCGTCAGCCCCACCACGCCAGTGATGGACGCCCTGAAGACCCTCAAGGAGGGCAATTTCCGCCGCCTGCCGGTGATGGAAGGCGGCAAGCTGATCGGCATCACCACCCGCAAGGACCTGAAAGACGCCATGCCCAGCAAGGCCACCACCCTGAGCGTGTGGGAACTGAACTACCTGCTGAGCAAGCTGACGGTGGCCGAGATGATGGCCCGTCCGGTGATCACGGCGGCCGAGGGCGAGTACATGGAAGACGCGGCGCTGCGGATGCAGGAGCACCATGTGGGCGGCCTGCCGGTGCTGGATGACAGCGGCAAGCTGAGTGGCATCATCACCACCATGGACGTGCTGCGCGCCTTCACCGAGATCCTGGGCATGCGTGAGGGCGGCCCCCGCATCACCCTGGAGATGCCCGACACCCCCGGCAGCCTGGAAAAAGCCACCCGTGCCATTGCGCCCAGCAACATCATCAGCGTCGCCACCTACGATGGCCGGGGTGACCGCCGCCGCTTCGTGATGCGCGTCAGCGGCGAGGGCAGCGACACCGTCAAGCAGCGTGTGCGGGACTCGGGCATCACCGTCCTGGACTGAAGGCCGAACGCCGCAGCGCCCATCTGCCAGCCGTGCGTGGCTGACAGATGGGTGTTCTTTCTGGTCTCGCCTCTATTGCAAGGCCGCCCAGGCCGCCGACACCGCCACTCCACGCTCGAACCTTTGGCCCAGGGCCGCGAAGGCGTCTTCCAGCATTCCGGCCACGCCCAGCGCGTCGTAACGGTCTGCGTACCCCATGGTGCTGACCCGGAACACGGCGTCCTCGTGGGGGGCCTGACCCGCCAGGGCACGCTGGCCCAGTCCGGTCAGGGCGGCGGCGATCTGGCGGCCCGTTCGCCCCTCTGGGGCCTGCAACACGGCCACGGCGGGGCTGGGCCGGGCGGTCCAGGAGGGGCAGCCCAGCGCAGTTCCGGCGGCGATCAGCGCGGCGGTCTTGCGCTCCTGCTCAGCCCACAGGACTTCCAGCGGCACGCCCAGTGGGCGGTCCAGCGCGGCAGACAGCGCGTACATCAGGTTGATGGCCGGGGTCTGCGGGGTGTTGCCCGCCTTCTGGCCCCTGAGTTCGCGGGTCAGGTCCAGGTAGTAGCCGTGGGCGGTGTTCTGAACCATGCGCTCCTGGACCTCCGGACTGAACAGCACGAAACCCAGGCCCGGCGGGGTGGCCGTGCCCTTCTGGCTGCCCGACACGATCACGTCCACGCCCCAGGCCGCGGGCCGCAATTCCGCCACGCCGTAGGAGGTCACGCAGTCGGCAATGATGATGAGGTCGGGATTTCCGTCCCTGGCTGCCCGCGCAATCGCCTCCAGATCGTGCAGCGCCCCGGTGCTGGTCTCGCTGTGGGTGATCAGCAGGGTGTGGGCGCCCCGGCTGTCGGCGGCCACCTCCTCCGGATCAAGCAGGTCACCCCAGGGCCGGGCCACGATCTGAACGTCGTAGCCAAAGCGCCCCGCCATGTCGCCCCAGCGCTCGCTGAACTTCCCGGCCTGCGCGTTGACCACCCGTGCCCCGGCAGGCGTGGTGCTGACCAGCGCGCCCTCGAAGGCCCCGGTGCCGCTGCTGGTGGTGATCACGGCGTCGTAGGGGTCGCCCAGCAGGCGGGTCAACTTCTGGCGTGCCTCCATCAGTTTGGCCGCCGCGTCGCGGCTGCGGTGGTGCATCTGCGGCTGCGCCAGTTCCAGCAGCACGCGGGGGTCCACCTCCACCGGGCCGGGCGCGATCAGGCGTTCACGGTTCAGCGGGACGTGGGCGGCGGGCTGGGGCGGAGGGGCCGTCTGGGTCATGGGG
This is a stretch of genomic DNA from Deinococcus aerolatus. It encodes these proteins:
- a CDS encoding branched-chain amino acid ABC transporter permease produces the protein MDLFLQTLLNGLLQSGIYALVASGLALAVGVVGIVNFAHGEFLMIGAFMAWAASAFLGVDPLLSLPIVAVAVFGVGALTYRVSIRHVLLAPELNQMLLTFGLGILLQNLALMLLGGNTRTVTTPYQASSLSIGELSIGGPKAIAFGLAAALLGALYFTLYRTVLGRQMRAVAQNRRGAQLIGIPVDRVYLIAFGVSCGLAAVAGVLVSVLLFASPTVGLVFALKAFAIIVMAGLGNLTGVLWASVILGLSEALVQTYVPGGGGWSDAVFFLMIFGTLVLRSFRKAA
- a CDS encoding alpha/beta fold hydrolase, with translation MTPTGRAPTSRTVQTSRLQTAVLERPAVGVARRRLLLVHGNVSDSEFFRDLMGSLPEDIHVVAPDLRGYGDSEAKPIDATRGLNDWADDLLALLDALEWQGAHLLGWSMGGGVVMQVALSAPQRVRSLTLVAPVSPYGFGGTHGAGGTPNTPDFAGSGGGTVNAAFVPLIAAGDRSDAAGSPRDVMRKFYFNAAQFQPDPETEEAWVTSMLKTRTGDSYYPGDMTPSENWPNVAPGTAGVANAFSSRYMNLSAFAQLTPPPPVLWVRGDADAIVGDTSLFDLAQLGALGAVPGWPGAEACPPQPMVTQMRTVLERGEASGGQWRELVLPGVGHSPFIEAPDTFRAALLEHLDRT
- a CDS encoding ABC transporter substrate-binding protein codes for the protein MKTLLLTGVLLAVSGAGAVKVGVLLPLSGAGSVSGQAAKNGYDLALDEINKAGGVLGKPLEVVYGDDASAAAKAVPEFVKLVTVDKVDFMAGGVSSAVSVALSGPAKQYNTFMAWIGAAAVPVEDAFADHKYFFHYHPWSYYNFEAILGFFKTLKVKQGAKNIAIAYEDGPFGSAGIDATVDAFKKAGFNVVLTEKFKTGSGNFGPLVSKAKAAKPDILYWVGYDTDALPLATEIKQQNLKLGLIYGTPPSWPVGFEKNPLANDIAGLSLWLPTSPTKESRLFVNAYKGKFGNVTEEYFAPLAYVNLKSLAAAINRAGSADKDKVAAELAKTNMPTPFGPLTFSKSLKTQYQGFKAGNWLHFQFLSDTRVPVYPIKFAQKPLVWHK
- a CDS encoding alpha/beta hydrolase family protein; translation: MEQFAQFAVDGQRLYGMLHTPDTPAPVRGWPSVLMVHGFTGNRTDHHRLLTLQSRALAQRGMASLRFDCRGSGDSQGDFSEMTVSREVQDVQAAAAYLRQQPDIDPQRVMLLGYSMGGMVAALAARSVDAHRLLLWAPALPELWLPLLRGGVLPPGVTDLDGWPLGRAFLQELPRLRPLQAAAEWGGVAHVIHGDADATCPPEWGMRYAQALGCDAAAIPGGTHNFGSLETTQMLYAESLRFLGGG
- a CDS encoding OmpH family outer membrane protein yields the protein MLLLPLALLATVPHAQSARNRVGLVDVQAAVKALPASKAYLDLSARVDADLEGKRQKIDALAARAAATASAADRKALLDAQQAYNSAQTGYQGRLTTAFQPVSVKLNAAVAKVARANGYSVVMDRQVAAQTRLIVYANSTADLTAAVIKALK
- a CDS encoding OmpH family outer membrane protein, with the protein product MKITAKTLAPLAVVAAFGLGTVAPHAQTPAQKIGFVDVAKLLAAHPNDKDIKAIQAKADTELSALDKQVKAIDAKGTAATAAEKQQRETLVKTIQSKAADYDKQIEPKITAVEKSVDTAVSAVAKSNGYSVVMDKSVAANGLVIYADPATEITDAALKAIKP
- a CDS encoding CBS and ACT domain-containing protein; translation: MLVRDWMTRDPVTVSPTTPVMDALKTLKEGNFRRLPVMEGGKLIGITTRKDLKDAMPSKATTLSVWELNYLLSKLTVAEMMARPVITAAEGEYMEDAALRMQEHHVGGLPVLDDSGKLSGIITTMDVLRAFTEILGMREGGPRITLEMPDTPGSLEKATRAIAPSNIISVATYDGRGDRRRFVMRVSGEGSDTVKQRVRDSGITVLD
- a CDS encoding aminotransferase class V-fold PLP-dependent enzyme, yielding MTQTAPPPQPAAHVPLNRERLIAPGPVEVDPRVLLELAQPQMHHRSRDAAAKLMEARQKLTRLLGDPYDAVITTSSGTGAFEGALVSTTPAGARVVNAQAGKFSERWGDMAGRFGYDVQIVARPWGDLLDPEEVAADSRGAHTLLITHSETSTGALHDLEAIARAARDGNPDLIIIADCVTSYGVAELRPAAWGVDVIVSGSQKGTATPPGLGFVLFSPEVQERMVQNTAHGYYLDLTRELRGQKAGNTPQTPAINLMYALSAALDRPLGVPLEVLWAEQERKTAALIAAGTALGCPSWTARPSPAVAVLQAPEGRTGRQIAAALTGLGQRALAGQAPHEDAVFRVSTMGYADRYDALGVAGMLEDAFAALGQRFERGVAVSAAWAALQ